In Chryseobacterium gleum, a single genomic region encodes these proteins:
- a CDS encoding DUF7149 domain-containing protein, with the protein MKINKLEPQKALNPAYKKFKPLRGDIDDFSTKLQECINAINLVDSRNESEEHLKSPISRFLSSTFYSENEINTKERIDLAIYLGKDATSDVGVLIEAKKPSNRVEFPTEKQLNKKAFQEMLLYYLRERVDYKNNNIKHLIITNGFEWFFFNASDFYNLFYKNSELIKEYKAFRDGLKDTIKNELFYNEIAKKYIEQVEDTLPFVYLDFRNKEVSKFKDKELVNIYKLFSDVHLLGKSFGNDSNQLNKAFYNELLHIIGLEEVKESGKKIIQRKKTKEADYGPLLENTIFTLEDKDYLIKVKNIPNNEEKSFTVGLELCLTWVNRILFLKLLESQLRSYNNDSPEYKFLNSEFIPGFDALNEMFFSALAKPIKERHQRYAEKFKYIPYLNSSLFEKSELEDLTFDITALMDEEMEVFSSTVLKSSNGKKQTGKLNTLEYLFKFLDAYDFSADASVEINDKQQNKTLINASVLGLIFEKINGYKDGSFYTPGTITMFMCRETLRKSVVQKFKEKITDTIETFEDVIDYCNTFFKKEDRKKFNEVVNSIRICDPAVGSGHFLVSALNEMIVIKSELGILGDEDGKKLPCTIEIDNDEIYVSDADGELFSYNRKDPQSLKIQKAIFHEKEILIENCLFGVDINPNSVNICRLRLWIELLKNAYYTDEGELQTLPNIDINIKCGNSLISKFALNDSLKSAFKSKEITFSVEDYKQAVKDYKTTNSKTKKREIEDIISTIKNNLKSSLDNKEKEKFSKALGEYQNEEQRQNNLIAFGESIKKTEKDKLKKLKIKAEQAKKQKEEILNNVIYRNAFEWRFEFPEVLDNDGNFTGFDVIIGNPPYIQLQKMGTASDALQTLSYETFARTGDIYSLFYELGYNILKEKGLLTFITSNKWMRAAYGESLRKFFVDKTNPEILIDFGGIQIFDTATVDTNILMFSRDKNRQQTLACVIKEKELKNLSDYFRQFAVKSNFSSSESWVVLSSIEKEIKRKIEAIGTPLKDWDINIYRGILTGYNEAFIIDGKKRAELIKEDPKSAEIIRPILRGRDIKRYSHDFQDLWLINTHNGFKDSTGNQVNKIDINQYPAIKNHFNSFWTEIEKRYDKGDTPYNLRNCAYMEDFYRPKIIYPEITKFLNFYYDENEFLVNNKCFILTGKYIHFLTAFFNSSLFKYCFIDSFPELIGGTRELRKIFLEKIHVILIDDNIDNLFRKLIKDLQYSKSINETTIEIEKKIDQAIFDLYKLSDYEKNEIGFIEIQ; encoded by the coding sequence ATGAAAATTAATAAACTCGAACCTCAGAAAGCACTTAACCCTGCATACAAAAAATTTAAACCATTAAGAGGAGATATTGATGATTTTTCAACAAAACTTCAAGAATGTATTAATGCTATCAATTTAGTTGACAGTAGAAATGAGAGTGAGGAGCATTTAAAATCTCCAATATCAAGATTTCTTTCATCAACTTTTTATTCTGAAAATGAAATCAATACAAAAGAAAGAATTGATCTGGCAATTTATCTGGGTAAAGATGCAACTTCTGACGTTGGAGTTTTAATAGAAGCAAAAAAACCAAGTAATAGAGTAGAATTTCCAACAGAGAAACAACTTAATAAAAAGGCATTTCAAGAAATGCTGTTGTATTATCTTAGAGAAAGGGTTGATTATAAGAACAATAATATTAAGCACCTTATAATCACCAATGGTTTTGAGTGGTTCTTTTTCAATGCAAGTGATTTCTACAACTTATTTTATAAAAACAGTGAATTAATTAAAGAATACAAAGCATTTAGAGATGGTTTAAAAGATACCATAAAAAATGAACTATTCTATAATGAAATAGCAAAGAAATATATAGAACAAGTAGAAGATACTCTTCCATTTGTATATCTTGATTTTAGAAATAAAGAAGTTTCAAAATTTAAAGATAAAGAGCTTGTTAATATCTACAAGTTATTCTCTGATGTACATTTACTTGGAAAAAGCTTTGGGAATGACAGTAATCAGCTTAATAAAGCCTTTTATAATGAGCTTCTTCACATCATAGGACTTGAAGAAGTAAAAGAAAGTGGTAAGAAGATTATTCAACGAAAAAAAACTAAAGAAGCAGATTATGGTCCATTGTTAGAAAATACAATTTTTACCCTTGAAGACAAAGATTATCTTATAAAGGTTAAAAATATTCCTAATAATGAAGAAAAGTCTTTTACTGTTGGTTTGGAACTATGCCTCACATGGGTTAACAGAATTCTTTTCTTAAAATTATTAGAATCTCAACTGAGAAGTTACAATAATGATTCACCAGAATATAAATTTTTAAACTCAGAATTCATTCCTGGCTTTGATGCGCTCAATGAAATGTTTTTTTCAGCATTAGCAAAGCCAATAAAAGAACGCCACCAACGATACGCAGAAAAATTTAAATATATTCCTTATCTGAACAGTAGCTTATTTGAAAAGAGTGAGCTTGAAGATCTCACCTTTGACATTACAGCATTGATGGATGAGGAAATGGAAGTCTTTTCATCTACAGTATTAAAAAGTTCCAATGGGAAAAAACAAACTGGAAAGCTTAATACTTTAGAATATCTATTTAAATTTTTAGATGCTTATGATTTTTCTGCGGATGCATCTGTTGAAATTAATGATAAGCAGCAAAATAAAACTTTAATTAATGCTTCTGTACTGGGATTAATTTTTGAAAAAATCAATGGTTATAAAGATGGGTCTTTCTATACTCCTGGTACCATTACCATGTTTATGTGTAGAGAAACATTGAGAAAATCTGTCGTTCAAAAATTTAAAGAGAAAATCACTGATACCATTGAAACATTCGAAGATGTTATTGATTATTGTAACACATTTTTCAAGAAAGAAGATCGAAAAAAATTCAATGAAGTGGTTAACTCCATAAGGATTTGTGATCCTGCGGTAGGATCAGGACATTTCCTTGTTTCCGCTCTAAATGAAATGATTGTTATTAAAAGTGAATTGGGAATTTTGGGAGATGAAGATGGGAAAAAACTGCCATGTACAATAGAAATTGATAATGATGAAATTTATGTTTCTGATGCTGATGGAGAATTATTCAGCTATAACCGCAAAGACCCACAAAGTTTAAAAATTCAAAAAGCAATTTTTCATGAAAAGGAAATTCTTATTGAAAACTGTTTGTTTGGTGTAGATATTAATCCTAACTCGGTAAATATTTGCAGGCTGAGACTATGGATTGAGCTCCTTAAAAATGCTTATTATACAGATGAAGGAGAACTTCAAACACTTCCTAATATTGATATTAATATTAAATGCGGAAACTCACTCATCAGTAAGTTTGCATTGAATGACAGTTTAAAAAGTGCTTTTAAAAGCAAGGAAATTACATTTTCTGTTGAAGATTACAAGCAAGCTGTAAAAGACTATAAGACAACTAACTCCAAGACTAAAAAGAGGGAAATTGAAGATATTATCAGTACCATCAAAAACAATCTAAAATCCAGTCTTGACAACAAAGAAAAAGAGAAATTTTCTAAAGCATTGGGTGAATACCAAAATGAAGAACAAAGACAAAACAACTTAATTGCTTTTGGAGAATCCATTAAAAAAACAGAAAAGGATAAACTCAAAAAACTAAAAATCAAGGCTGAGCAAGCTAAAAAACAAAAAGAAGAAATTCTTAACAACGTTATTTATCGTAATGCGTTTGAATGGCGTTTTGAATTTCCGGAAGTACTGGATAATGATGGAAACTTTACAGGTTTTGATGTCATTATTGGGAATCCTCCGTACATTCAATTACAGAAAATGGGAACCGCAAGTGATGCATTGCAAACATTAAGCTACGAAACTTTTGCCAGAACAGGAGATATTTACAGCTTATTTTATGAGCTTGGGTATAATATCTTAAAAGAAAAGGGGCTTCTTACCTTTATTACCTCTAACAAGTGGATGCGTGCTGCCTATGGGGAAAGCCTCAGAAAATTTTTTGTAGATAAAACGAATCCTGAAATTCTAATTGATTTTGGAGGAATACAAATATTTGATACGGCTACGGTCGACACCAATATTCTGATGTTTTCAAGGGATAAAAATAGACAACAAACTTTAGCTTGCGTCATAAAAGAAAAGGAGTTAAAAAATTTGAGCGATTATTTTAGACAGTTTGCTGTAAAATCGAATTTTAGTTCTTCAGAAAGTTGGGTTGTTTTATCATCGATTGAAAAAGAGATTAAAAGAAAAATAGAGGCAATTGGTACACCACTAAAAGATTGGGACATTAATATCTATCGCGGAATTTTAACGGGATATAATGAAGCCTTTATTATTGATGGAAAAAAAAGAGCCGAGTTAATAAAAGAAGATCCAAAATCTGCCGAAATCATACGACCTATTTTACGTGGCAGAGACATAAAACGATACAGCCATGATTTTCAAGATTTATGGTTAATCAATACTCATAACGGGTTTAAAGATTCCACAGGAAATCAGGTTAATAAGATTGATATAAATCAATACCCTGCAATAAAAAATCATTTTAATTCTTTTTGGACTGAAATTGAAAAAAGATATGATAAAGGAGATACGCCATACAATTTAAGGAATTGTGCTTATATGGAGGATTTTTATAGACCAAAAATTATTTACCCAGAAATAACCAAATTTTTGAATTTTTATTATGACGAAAATGAATTTTTAGTAAATAACAAATGTTTCATTTTAACGGGAAAATATATTCATTTTTTAACTGCATTTTTTAATTCTAGCTTATTTAAGTATTGCTTTATTGATAGTTTCCCTGAACTTATAGGTGGAACAAGAGAATTAAGAAAAATTTTTCTTGAAAAAATTCATGTAATTCTAATTGATGATAATATTGATAATCTTTTTAGGAAATTAATCAAAGATTTACAATATTCAAAATCAATAAATGAAACGACAATAGAAATTGAAAAGAAAATAGACCAGGCTATTTTCGATCTATATAAATTATCTGATTATGAAAAGAATGAAATTGGCTTTATTGAGATTCAATAA
- a CDS encoding TaqI-like C-terminal specificity domain-containing protein — MKRYDYDFSDLYIITTFPSLKIDIEKYPAIKQHLTSFGYDRLNQTGELGARKKTNNQWFETQDTISYWEDFYRQKIVWGNLNLKASYCIAPEGYFINAPSPFITPASNYLLAILNSKLADYYIRNLGVTRSGGYFEYKPMFVEQLPVPIIQNDTESLFTKLISDGISDKVESDINTIIYKIYNLTEEEINFIESQ, encoded by the coding sequence ATTAAAAGATATGATTATGATTTTTCCGATTTATACATAATTACTACATTTCCTAGCCTAAAAATTGATATTGAAAAGTATCCTGCTATAAAACAACATCTTACCTCATTTGGTTATGATAGATTGAATCAGACTGGGGAATTAGGAGCGCGTAAAAAGACTAATAATCAGTGGTTTGAAACACAGGATACGATAAGTTATTGGGAGGATTTTTATAGACAGAAAATAGTCTGGGGTAACCTTAATCTCAAAGCTTCTTATTGTATAGCTCCTGAAGGATATTTTATTAATGCTCCTAGCCCATTTATCACTCCAGCAAGCAACTATCTTTTGGCTATTTTAAATTCAAAGCTAGCAGACTATTATATTAGAAACTTGGGAGTGACAAGAAGTGGGGGATATTTTGAATATAAACCTATGTTTGTTGAACAGCTTCCTGTTCCAATAATACAAAATGATACTGAATCTTTATTTACCAAGCTTATATCCGATGGAATTTCTGATAAAGTAGAAAGTGATATAAATACAATTATTTATAAAATTTATAATTTAACTGAAGAAGAGATCAATTTTATTGAATCTCAATAA
- a CDS encoding master DNA invertase Mpi family serine-type recombinase: MIYGYIRVSTDKQTVENQRFEINQFCQYQEIIVNKWIEETISGAKNVDDRKLGKLLKKMKKGDILICSELSRLGRNLLMIMGILNECMNRDIQVWTIKDNYRLGSDISSKVLAFAFGLSAEIERNLISQRTKEALARKRAEGVILGRPKGSKSSKTKLTGQEKKIQELLDKKVSYSAIGRILGVHRLTVSSFVSRQESLHLN; the protein is encoded by the coding sequence ATGATTTACGGATACATCAGAGTAAGCACCGACAAACAAACAGTAGAGAACCAACGTTTTGAAATCAATCAATTTTGTCAATACCAAGAAATAATAGTTAATAAATGGATTGAAGAAACGATCTCTGGTGCAAAAAATGTAGATGACAGAAAGCTAGGCAAGCTTTTAAAAAAGATGAAGAAGGGAGATATTCTTATTTGCTCTGAGCTTTCCAGATTAGGAAGAAATCTATTAATGATTATGGGAATTCTTAATGAATGTATGAATCGGGACATACAAGTATGGACAATAAAAGATAATTATCGGTTAGGAAGTGATATTAGTTCTAAGGTATTGGCTTTTGCTTTTGGACTTTCCGCCGAAATAGAAAGAAATCTAATTTCCCAACGAACCAAAGAAGCTTTAGCAAGAAAACGGGCAGAAGGAGTTATTTTAGGAAGACCTAAAGGAAGTAAATCTTCAAAAACTAAACTTACAGGACAAGAAAAGAAAATTCAAGAACTTCTGGATAAAAAAGTATCTTACTCTGCAATTGGAAGAATCTTAGGGGTACACAGATTGACTGTAAGCAGCTTTGTAAGCAGACAAGAAAGTCTCCATTTAAATTAA
- a CDS encoding helix-turn-helix domain-containing protein, translated as MEHKIHQGRNVKRFREMLGIKQEALAFDLGDDWNQKKVSLLEQKEIIEDPLLKKISEVLKIPVEAFQNFNDEQAINIISNTFHDFKDNSVASAMNYNCTFNPIDKIVELYDEKVALYERMLKEKDEMMERLERLIEKR; from the coding sequence ATGGAACACAAAATACATCAGGGACGCAATGTAAAACGATTCAGGGAAATGCTGGGCATTAAGCAGGAAGCATTGGCTTTTGACCTTGGGGACGACTGGAACCAGAAGAAAGTTTCTCTGCTGGAACAGAAAGAAATTATTGAAGATCCTTTACTGAAAAAAATCTCTGAAGTATTGAAAATCCCGGTGGAAGCGTTTCAGAATTTTAACGATGAACAAGCTATCAATATCATTTCAAATACTTTCCACGACTTTAAAGATAACTCTGTTGCTTCTGCAATGAACTATAATTGTACATTTAATCCAATAGATAAAATTGTGGAATTGTATGATGAAAAGGTTGCTCTTTATGAAAGGATGCTAAAGGAGAAGGATGAGATGATGGAAAGGCTGGAGAGATTGATTGAGAAGAGATGA
- a CDS encoding TonB-dependent receptor has product MKQVTILVAMLCSALMINAQQGAGQGKISGRVVDSNTGKTIDHASIGLLNQDNKEINGTTSNEKGEFSMDHIASGTYKVAVFYAGYKNKTTADIQLGDNNVVVTLGDIPLTNGETAIEGVTIVGKKAVIENKVDKIVFNAANDVTSQNGAAIDVLRKVPQVTVDADGNVELQGNANIRFLINGKPSSIFGNSLADALASIPASQIKSIEVVSSPGAKYDAQGTGGIINIVLKDNKIRGINGSVNATGGTLFETGSLNLNYKNNNFSMNAFFSGNAQLKAKTPFSQDRTSRDAASNTSTHLLQDGYTDFERHGYRTGLGFDWNLNKSSSLSGSLSFNSFSNKSTGLINQQQYITDHTTSDVTSIIGSRTSDNQSSVRSVDGSLSFRKTFAKEGQELTADYVFSYGSPKSSYFQTQSLLGAAGPYNGISGSNPGTDNSHNISVDYVHPLNDNVTFEMGLKTVQQHITNATDVHVLNTSSGQYETDPLQSYHLNYDMGIYAAYFSSRLKLLNWLDVRAGLRYEYTTLKIDFPNTNIPSYGLLVPSLILSHKFDSDETVKLSYTRRLERPEYTELNPFLNVSDPHNITTGNPALKPEIGDNMELGYTKNLANGGNISLSLVERINSQDLKQITTFYPIFTANGTEYTNVSVTARDNIGKEYNSGGIVSLSLPFFQNKLNLRSNIMVFHRYIVSHIYVGNLDMGMRYRANLNLNYQFPKNFVLEVFGNYNSAAKNIQGKNPQSITYTFTGRKEFWNKKASLGFTITNPFNKYIKQVTTVSTGDYDSYSVRELPYRSFGISFSYKFGKMDFKKEKDISNEYLNGPGSGG; this is encoded by the coding sequence GTGAAACAAGTAACAATTTTAGTAGCGATGCTGTGTTCAGCGTTAATGATCAATGCACAACAGGGAGCCGGTCAGGGAAAAATAAGTGGGAGAGTTGTAGATTCCAATACAGGAAAAACAATAGATCATGCCAGTATCGGGCTCCTAAATCAGGATAATAAAGAAATCAACGGGACAACTTCCAATGAAAAAGGAGAGTTTTCTATGGATCATATTGCATCCGGAACCTATAAAGTAGCTGTTTTTTATGCAGGATATAAAAATAAAACAACGGCAGACATTCAGCTCGGTGACAATAATGTGGTAGTTACCCTGGGTGATATTCCATTAACAAACGGAGAAACGGCAATAGAAGGAGTGACGATCGTTGGTAAAAAAGCGGTAATTGAAAATAAGGTTGATAAAATTGTTTTTAATGCTGCTAATGATGTGACTTCTCAGAATGGAGCAGCGATTGATGTGCTGAGAAAAGTCCCTCAGGTAACCGTAGATGCAGATGGAAATGTGGAACTTCAGGGAAATGCCAATATCAGGTTTTTGATTAACGGAAAGCCGTCCAGTATATTTGGAAATAGTCTGGCAGATGCACTGGCTTCCATTCCGGCGAGTCAGATTAAAAGTATTGAAGTGGTTTCCAGTCCGGGAGCAAAATATGATGCGCAGGGGACGGGAGGAATCATTAATATTGTTCTGAAAGACAATAAAATAAGGGGGATCAATGGAAGTGTGAATGCCACGGGCGGAACTTTATTTGAAACAGGATCTCTGAATCTGAATTATAAGAATAATAATTTCAGCATGAATGCTTTCTTTAGCGGAAATGCTCAGCTAAAAGCGAAGACTCCTTTTTCTCAGGACAGAACTTCAAGAGATGCAGCTTCTAATACCAGTACTCATTTATTACAGGATGGATATACCGATTTTGAAAGACATGGTTACCGTACAGGTTTAGGTTTCGACTGGAATCTGAATAAATCCAGTTCATTAAGCGGATCCCTTTCTTTCAATAGCTTTTCGAATAAAAGTACAGGATTAATCAATCAACAGCAATACATTACGGATCATACTACTTCTGATGTAACCTCTATTATCGGATCCAGAACTTCTGATAACCAATCTTCCGTTCGTTCTGTAGATGGAAGTCTGAGTTTTAGAAAGACCTTTGCGAAAGAAGGGCAGGAGCTTACGGCAGATTACGTCTTCAGTTATGGTTCTCCGAAGAGCAGTTATTTTCAGACCCAAAGCTTATTGGGAGCAGCAGGTCCTTACAATGGAATTTCAGGGAGCAATCCCGGAACGGATAACAGCCATAATATTTCAGTAGATTACGTTCACCCTTTGAATGATAACGTTACTTTTGAAATGGGGCTTAAAACAGTACAGCAGCATATTACCAATGCTACCGATGTTCATGTTTTGAATACTTCCTCAGGGCAGTATGAAACAGATCCTTTGCAATCCTATCATTTAAATTATGATATGGGAATCTATGCTGCTTATTTTTCTTCCAGATTGAAACTATTGAACTGGCTGGATGTTAGAGCTGGTCTACGATATGAGTATACCACCCTGAAAATCGATTTCCCGAACACGAATATTCCGTCGTATGGTTTGTTGGTTCCTTCATTGATCTTGTCTCACAAATTTGATAGTGATGAAACAGTGAAACTCTCCTATACAAGAAGGCTGGAGCGTCCGGAATATACAGAACTGAATCCTTTCCTTAATGTCAGTGATCCGCATAATATTACCACCGGAAATCCAGCCTTGAAACCTGAAATCGGAGATAATATGGAATTAGGCTACACAAAAAACCTGGCCAATGGAGGGAATATCTCCTTGTCCCTTGTAGAGCGCATCAACAGTCAGGATTTGAAACAGATTACCACCTTTTATCCAATATTTACAGCCAATGGAACAGAGTATACCAATGTATCGGTTACGGCAAGAGATAATATCGGGAAAGAATACAACTCTGGTGGAATTGTCTCGTTATCACTTCCTTTTTTCCAGAACAAACTGAATCTGAGAAGTAATATCATGGTATTTCACCGCTATATTGTAAGCCATATTTATGTAGGAAACTTAGATATGGGAATGCGGTACCGTGCGAATCTGAACCTTAACTATCAGTTTCCAAAGAACTTTGTGTTGGAAGTATTCGGAAATTATAATTCAGCAGCTAAAAATATCCAGGGGAAAAATCCACAATCCATCACCTATACCTTTACCGGAAGAAAAGAGTTCTGGAACAAAAAAGCAAGCTTAGGATTTACCATCACCAATCCGTTCAATAAGTACATCAAACAGGTAACCACTGTGAGTACCGGAGATTATGATTCTTATTCTGTAAGAGAATTACCGTACCGATCTTTTGGGATCAGCTTCAGCTATAAGTTTGGGAAAATGGATTTTAAAAAGGAGAAGGATATTAGTAATGAGTATTTGAATGGGCCGGGATCGGGAGGTTAG
- a CDS encoding GIY-YIG nuclease family protein: MIKFSKGSHTYYIYILTNKSRKVLYTGVTGNLHRRLYQHKTKLNPGSFTARYNLEFLIYYEKYNWIHHAIEREKEIKNWSRIKKLELIRSTNPNLEFLNYLFENWL; this comes from the coding sequence ATGATTAAGTTTTCAAAAGGAAGCCATACCTACTATATCTATATTCTTACCAATAAAAGCAGAAAAGTACTTTATACTGGTGTTACAGGAAACCTCCACAGGAGATTGTATCAACACAAAACCAAGTTAAATCCCGGTAGCTTCACCGCAAGATATAATCTTGAATTTCTAATTTATTATGAAAAATATAATTGGATTCATCATGCCATTGAAAGAGAAAAGGAAATTAAAAACTGGTCAAGAATTAAGAAACTTGAATTGATAAGGAGTACAAATCCTAATTTAGAATTTTTAAATTACTTGTTTGAGAATTGGCTTTGA
- a CDS encoding 1-acyl-sn-glycerol-3-phosphate acyltransferase, translating to MSKFDEIRYFYDQEVNERLQSIARDPMMKALMNFTFPDTDEQVWLEQFKNVHSISDFQHQFVAFAVRQILAKSSDGLTTSGFDKLDKNTPYLFISNHRDIVLDTSLLNLVLLEGGYIMTASAIGDNLVRKKFLNVLAKLNRNFLVQRGLPLREQLTSSQTMSEYIREQLYNKNRSVWIAQREGRTKDGNDSTQQGVLKMLAMAAGDQSLTDYFKSLKIVPVSISYEYDPTDSLKMPQLLAQHRDEEYIKGKNEDFTNILSGILGQKKRIHLHAGDVLDTELDEIATTIDNKNKQLQAIAQVIDRSIISNYKLWPTKYIAYDLLHNTNTYASEYTEQEKQLFVRRLEMRIDPSDPVSREYFLAMYANPLANKLKTEKDFQE from the coding sequence ATGTCTAAGTTTGATGAAATCCGGTATTTCTATGATCAGGAAGTGAATGAGAGATTACAGAGCATAGCCCGTGATCCCATGATGAAAGCACTGATGAATTTTACTTTTCCTGATACGGATGAGCAGGTATGGCTGGAGCAGTTCAAAAATGTTCATTCCATTAGTGATTTCCAGCATCAGTTTGTGGCGTTTGCTGTTCGGCAGATCCTTGCGAAAAGCTCTGACGGCTTAACGACTTCGGGTTTCGATAAGCTGGATAAAAACACCCCTTACCTTTTCATCTCCAACCACAGGGATATTGTTCTGGATACTTCACTGCTTAACCTGGTTTTGCTGGAAGGTGGTTATATTATGACCGCTTCGGCGATCGGGGATAATCTTGTCCGCAAGAAGTTTTTAAATGTACTTGCCAAGCTGAACCGCAACTTCCTGGTGCAAAGAGGCCTTCCTCTTCGTGAACAGCTCACCAGTTCACAGACAATGTCTGAATATATCAGGGAACAACTGTATAATAAAAACCGTTCCGTATGGATTGCCCAACGTGAAGGCCGTACCAAAGACGGTAACGATTCTACCCAGCAGGGTGTTTTGAAAATGCTGGCCATGGCAGCCGGTGACCAGTCCTTGACGGATTATTTTAAATCCTTAAAGATTGTACCGGTATCCATCTCCTATGAATATGATCCTACAGATTCCCTAAAGATGCCCCAACTGCTGGCACAACACAGGGATGAAGAATACATCAAGGGGAAAAACGAAGATTTCACCAATATCCTGAGCGGAATTCTGGGACAGAAAAAACGCATTCACCTTCATGCCGGTGATGTGCTTGATACGGAACTGGATGAAATTGCAACTACCATCGACAACAAAAACAAGCAGCTACAGGCAATTGCCCAGGTGATTGACCGCTCCATCATCAGTAATTATAAGCTTTGGCCTACCAAGTACATCGCTTACGACCTCCTGCACAATACCAATACCTACGCTTCCGAATATACGGAACAGGAAAAACAATTATTTGTCCGCAGACTTGAAATGCGTATTGATCCGTCGGATCCTGTTTCCAGGGAATATTTCCTGGCTATGTACGCCAATCCTCTGGCTAATAAACTAAAGACTGAAAAGGATTTTCAGGAATAA
- a CDS encoding alpha/beta fold hydrolase, producing MNTTLNFSKKIRSALSLIIFIGTGLLSLKAQAPSTGEKDKESTAVRSAFQNTKKIRAGLLDVGYAEAGPQNGKPVILLHGWPYDIHSFEQSSAILAEKGYHVLVPYLRGYGTTTFISPDTKRNGQQSAVALDIIAFMDALKIDKAIIGGFDWGARTADIMAALWPERCSGLVAVSGYLIGSPKANEKPLPPNAEFLWWYQYYFSTERGYKGYKANTLAFNKLIWKTASPKWAFDDQTYERSAAAFNNPEHVDIVIHNYRWRLGLAKGEKQYDALEAKLAKSPSITVPTVTLEGDANGAAFPAPESYASKFTGKYAHHTLKGGIGHNLPQEAPEAFAEAIMEVDAMSQAR from the coding sequence ATGAATACTACATTGAACTTCAGTAAAAAAATAAGATCCGCTTTATCCCTGATCATTTTTATAGGGACAGGATTATTATCACTAAAAGCACAGGCTCCTTCCACTGGTGAAAAAGACAAGGAAAGTACAGCAGTCAGATCAGCTTTTCAGAATACAAAGAAAATCAGGGCCGGGCTGTTGGATGTTGGATATGCAGAAGCAGGACCTCAAAATGGCAAACCTGTTATCCTTCTTCACGGATGGCCGTATGACATCCATAGTTTTGAACAGTCTTCTGCCATACTTGCTGAAAAAGGCTACCATGTTCTGGTACCTTATTTAAGAGGGTACGGAACAACAACTTTTATATCACCTGATACAAAACGTAATGGCCAGCAGAGTGCTGTGGCATTGGATATTATTGCTTTCATGGATGCACTTAAAATTGACAAGGCCATCATTGGCGGCTTTGATTGGGGTGCCAGAACTGCGGATATTATGGCAGCATTGTGGCCCGAGCGCTGTTCCGGACTGGTGGCCGTAAGCGGATATTTGATTGGAAGCCCAAAGGCAAACGAAAAACCTCTGCCTCCGAATGCTGAATTTTTATGGTGGTATCAGTATTACTTTTCAACTGAAAGAGGGTATAAAGGGTATAAAGCTAATACTTTAGCTTTCAATAAACTGATATGGAAAACAGCCTCACCAAAATGGGCATTTGATGACCAGACCTATGAACGTTCTGCAGCAGCATTCAATAATCCTGAACATGTTGACATCGTGATCCACAATTACCGCTGGCGTCTGGGATTGGCGAAAGGAGAAAAGCAATATGATGCGCTTGAAGCCAAATTGGCAAAATCTCCATCTATCACAGTTCCGACAGTGACCCTGGAAGGAGATGCCAACGGAGCTGCCTTTCCTGCTCCAGAGAGTTACGCCTCAAAGTTTACAGGCAAATATGCACACCATACGTTAAAAGGCGGAATCGGACATAATTTACCACAGGAAGCTCCAGAAGCATTTGCAGAAGCGATCATGGAAGTAGATGCTATGTCACAGGCAAGATAA